The following are encoded in a window of Flavobacterium cupriresistens genomic DNA:
- a CDS encoding SusC/RagA family TonB-linked outer membrane protein: MKRILAVLGMILFSSLGVVAQNRLITGIVVDAENKGVVGASVEVQGKPFNAITDFDGQFKLNVPEGKVTLKITSLGFVSKSVVLQENESKISVVLSESNQELNEVVITSFGVKKQKKSIGYAVGELKGDELTKNKEINLGNALQGKIAGVNVSAPVTGPSGSSRVVIRGATSASGFNQPLYVVDGIPIDNTQQGNAGMWGGADKGDGMSSFNPDDIASMSVLKGSAASALYGYRGSNGVILITTKKGKNGTGLGVDFSSSATFNTPASLLNWQDQYGAGAPVNGVYTRFSDLQELRDSYYFAWGDKYDGTNSLSIDGTTRPYKAYGKNNVENFYRTGFSFSNTLAISGGNETTNFRLSFGNTKDESILPGTDFGRNNLSLSLNSSPNKKINVEANAQYISEKSDNRPYLNDSPRNPSFPTVFLTPGTDIRWLKNAYDQNGGEADYFGANVYHTNPYYTTEQPLNEDLRKRFIGSTKVTYNITDKFYAKAVIGVDDINYEYTEIEPTGINYNPGGSYENRIENRSEVNASGFLGYRGDIVKNLSLDAFVGANRQHNRYSGIKMKGNNFIVPFEYFYGNTQPDKTEKLFSEREVNSLFYSADLGYKDFLYVSLTGRRDWFSTLDPKDNSIFYPSVSTSFIYSEVIKLPEWMSYGKLRAGWGNVGGGLQDAYALDLTYTTPDGQTDSQGQPILGVNGETVPNRNLKPYNVSTIEFGFENTFFNNRVSTDLTFYSKKTTKDIADADISQAAGYRTTKINVGQILNKGVEFAINVKAIKTPNFSWSVGYNFAYNDSEVISLSDKINTKSLEGNRDSRASVVLEKGQPFGVIKAYDYLRDKNGNIVLGTDGKFLRGDLIIAGQGVAPTSMGLSNDFTYKNFTLSVFVDAKFGGEIYSATNQLGTRYGLAQSTLEGREGGVAVSGTDVNGNPVNKQVSAYDYWRSYSDVTSNFVYDADFVKLRAISFSYNFPSSFIKKSPFQSISLAFSAHNLWTIYDKVPNIDPESNYSNSNAQGLERASMPLTRNYGVTLNVKF, translated from the coding sequence ATGAAACGAATTTTAGCAGTGTTAGGAATGATATTGTTCAGCAGCTTAGGTGTTGTTGCGCAAAATCGATTAATAACAGGCATAGTGGTAGATGCAGAGAACAAGGGAGTTGTTGGTGCATCGGTTGAAGTACAAGGAAAACCGTTTAATGCCATTACTGACTTTGACGGTCAGTTTAAATTAAATGTTCCTGAAGGTAAAGTTACTTTAAAAATAACTTCTTTAGGTTTTGTATCAAAATCAGTGGTACTTCAAGAAAATGAAAGCAAAATTTCTGTTGTATTGTCAGAGAGCAATCAGGAATTAAATGAGGTGGTAATTACTTCTTTCGGTGTTAAAAAACAAAAGAAAAGTATAGGATATGCCGTTGGAGAATTAAAAGGGGATGAACTGACGAAAAACAAAGAAATTAACCTAGGTAATGCCCTTCAGGGGAAAATTGCAGGGGTTAACGTTTCTGCACCGGTTACGGGACCTTCAGGTTCCAGTCGTGTGGTGATTCGTGGTGCTACTTCAGCTTCAGGGTTTAACCAGCCTTTGTATGTAGTAGACGGTATTCCGATAGACAATACGCAGCAAGGAAATGCAGGAATGTGGGGAGGTGCCGATAAAGGTGATGGTATGTCTTCTTTCAATCCGGATGATATTGCTTCGATGTCGGTTTTAAAAGGAAGTGCCGCTTCTGCTCTTTACGGGTACAGAGGATCAAATGGTGTTATCTTAATTACGACAAAAAAAGGAAAAAACGGAACAGGTTTAGGAGTAGATTTTAGCTCAAGTGCAACTTTTAATACGCCTGCAAGTCTTTTGAACTGGCAGGATCAATACGGAGCAGGAGCTCCTGTAAATGGTGTTTATACGAGATTTAGCGATTTGCAGGAACTAAGAGATTCGTACTATTTTGCCTGGGGTGATAAATACGACGGAACAAATTCACTTTCCATCGATGGTACAACAAGACCTTACAAAGCCTATGGAAAAAACAATGTGGAGAATTTCTACAGAACCGGATTTTCTTTCAGTAATACTTTAGCTATTTCGGGTGGAAATGAAACTACTAATTTCAGATTATCTTTCGGAAACACAAAAGACGAATCTATTTTACCGGGAACAGATTTTGGTAGAAATAACCTGTCTTTGAGTTTAAACTCGTCTCCAAATAAGAAGATCAATGTAGAAGCAAATGCACAGTATATCTCAGAGAAGAGTGATAACAGACCTTACTTGAACGATTCTCCAAGAAATCCTTCTTTCCCGACTGTTTTCCTGACTCCGGGAACAGACATCAGATGGCTTAAAAATGCTTACGATCAAAATGGAGGTGAAGCAGATTATTTTGGTGCGAATGTGTATCATACCAATCCATATTATACTACAGAACAGCCTTTAAACGAGGATCTTAGAAAACGTTTTATTGGTTCGACAAAAGTAACGTATAATATTACAGACAAATTTTATGCAAAAGCGGTTATCGGTGTTGATGATATTAATTATGAATATACTGAAATTGAGCCAACAGGAATCAATTACAATCCTGGAGGATCTTATGAAAACAGAATTGAAAATCGTTCAGAAGTTAATGCCTCCGGTTTTTTAGGTTATAGAGGAGACATCGTTAAAAACCTGTCACTAGATGCTTTTGTTGGTGCTAACCGTCAACATAACAGATACAGTGGTATTAAAATGAAGGGAAATAACTTTATTGTACCATTTGAATATTTCTATGGAAATACACAACCGGACAAAACAGAAAAATTGTTTTCTGAACGTGAAGTAAACTCTCTTTTTTACTCGGCAGATTTGGGATACAAGGATTTTTTATATGTTAGTTTAACAGGTCGTCGAGATTGGTTTTCTACTTTAGATCCAAAAGACAATAGTATTTTTTACCCATCAGTAAGTACCAGTTTCATTTATTCTGAAGTGATAAAATTACCGGAGTGGATGTCTTATGGTAAACTTAGAGCAGGTTGGGGTAATGTAGGAGGTGGATTGCAGGATGCCTATGCCTTAGACTTAACGTATACAACACCGGACGGGCAAACCGATTCGCAAGGACAACCGATTTTAGGTGTTAACGGAGAAACCGTTCCAAATAGAAACTTAAAACCTTATAACGTAAGTACAATTGAATTTGGTTTTGAAAATACATTTTTCAATAACAGAGTAAGTACAGATTTGACTTTCTATAGCAAAAAAACGACTAAAGATATTGCTGATGCAGACATTTCTCAGGCAGCAGGATACAGAACAACCAAAATTAATGTGGGACAAATCCTGAACAAAGGGGTGGAGTTTGCAATCAACGTAAAAGCGATTAAAACGCCAAATTTTTCTTGGAGTGTTGGATATAATTTTGCTTATAATGACAGTGAGGTTATTAGTCTTTCTGACAAGATTAACACCAAATCATTGGAAGGAAACAGAGACTCAAGAGCTTCTGTAGTTTTAGAAAAAGGACAGCCTTTCGGAGTAATCAAAGCCTATGATTATTTAAGAGACAAAAACGGAAACATTGTATTAGGAACTGATGGTAAATTTTTGAGAGGTGATTTAATTATTGCAGGACAAGGAGTAGCACCAACTTCAATGGGACTTTCAAATGATTTTACCTATAAAAACTTCACATTATCTGTTTTTGTAGATGCTAAATTTGGAGGAGAAATTTATTCGGCGACTAACCAATTGGGAACACGTTACGGATTAGCTCAAAGCACACTTGAAGGTCGTGAAGGAGGAGTTGCCGTATCGGGTACAGATGTAAATGGTAATCCGGTTAACAAACAAGTATCTGCATACGATTACTGGAGAAGTTATAGTGATGTAACCTCAAACTTTGTATACGATGCTGATTTTGTAAAGCTTAGAGCAATTTCTTTTAGTTATAATTTTCCAAGCTCTTTTATCAAGAAATCACCATTTCAATCCATTAGTTTAGCTTTCTCTGCTCATAATTTATGGACGATCTATGATAAAGTTCCGAACATTGATCCGGAATCTAACTATTCTAACAGTAATGCACAAGGACTTGAAAGAGCATCTATGCCTTTGACAAGAAATTACGGTGTAACGCTTAATGTTAAATTCTAA